The genomic window CTCCAAGACCAAAACCATGTCCACCATTTTCATAAATGTGCATTTCGGCAGGAACTTTTTGATTTTTTAATGCTAGGTAATAATTGATACTATTTTCTACAGGAACAGCTTTGTCATCTGTGGCGTGAACCAAAAAAGTTTTTGGAGTTTCAGCAGTAATTTGTTTTTCATTCGAATATTTTGCAATACTTTCTGATGAAGCATTTTTGCCTATTAAATTGTTTTTAGATCCTTCGTGTGTAATACCATTTTCCATGGAAATTACTGGATAAATCAAAATAGAAAAATCAGGACGAGCACTAATATTGTCTTTACTATCATACACTTTATCGTTGTAATGAGTAGCCAAAGTAGAAGCCAAATGGCCTCCAGCCGAAAAGCCCATAATACCCACTTTGTTTGGGTTGATTTTCCATTTATCAGCATTGCGTCTAACCAATCGGATGGCTTCTTGAGCATCTTGAAGCGGTGCGATAGATTTATCAGTCATGATGGCATCGCTAGGCAATCTGTTTTTTAATACAAAAGCATTTATGCCTAAAGTGTTAAACCATTCGGCAACTTTATATCCTTCTTTATTGATAGCCAACATTCCATAACCACCACCCGGACAAATAATAACTGCTGATCCATTAGACTTTTTTGGGTCTGCTAAATAAACAGTCAGTGTTGGCTGGCTTACATAACGAACACCGTTGGCAACACCACTTTTATCAGCATCTATTTTTTCTAAATATTCTTTAGACTGAATTTCTCCGGGAATTTTGTCCCACAAAGGGATGATTTCTTTGTTTTGAGCAAAAGACGGAATGCTCATTCCTAATACTACAAATGCTACTACAAATCTAATTTTGTTATTAGCGTTACTTAATTTTTTCATAAAATTCAATTTCTACAATGCGTAATTGTCCTGTTGCATTTACTGCTACTGGGTCTTTAAATAAGTCTAAATCTTTGTTTGCTTCTACTTCAACAATGTTGCTGAAACCATCTTTTTCGGTATTGGTTCCAATCAATTCTATTTTGATCGTTGAAGCTAAAATTGGTTTTAATGCAAGTGTAATATAGCCTAAACTTTGCGCTGTATTACCACTGTAAACTTCTTTTCCGTCGGCTAAAATACGAATTGGATAGCTTTTAGAACGCCAACCTGTTAATTTAATTACGCATTCGTTTACTATCGAAGGTTTTGAAAGGGTGTAAGTGATTGCAGCATTACTGTTGCCATTATTTTTCCATTCTGTTAATTCGTTGTCGTCATAACTTTTGAAAGTGTCGTTGTTATTAGAAAGTGATGATGCACTTGCAATAGTAACCGTATTTCTTCTTACTGTATAAGAAGGCGTTTTCGGCGTTGCTCCACGGTCTAAATTAGGACTTAAATTCACACCCGGAATCGCTGTTGAAAGTCCGTTTTGTGTTTTTATTGCTCTACTTTCAAATGTTAATTCTGCCGATTTTAATCCTTTGGCTGTAGCCAAAATTTTTATTTTTCCGCTTTGAATCATCGATTGTAAAAGCACTCTGTTGATACCATTTTCTACAGGTAAATCTTTAGAAAGAATATAGTTTTTAGGGCCTTGTGCAATTCCGCCTAACCAAGTTGCTGGACCTTCAACAGCAAATGAAATTAAATCATTGCTAATTGGGTAACGTTGACCATTTTTGTCCACTACTTCTACGTCAATTAAAGCAACATCGGCTCCATCGGCTAAAAATCCATTGGGTTGTGTTGTTAATTTTAGTTTGATTTCTGATGGTTCTCCAGCAGTTGTTTTGGAATCTTCACTTAAAATTTTTCCTTGCTCGTCGTATCCAATAGCTTTTATACTTCCTTTTTTAAAGCCGATATTTTCAAAAGTAAAAAGAAACTCGTTGCTTTGTTTTCCAAAACCTTGGGAGATTCCATTGATGAAAAGTTCTACTTTTTTGGCTGTCGAAACTACATAAATATTTTTAATAACATTTTCAGCATAGTTCCAATGTCCCATAATGTGGGTGCGGTATTTTTCGATATCTACCCAGCCATCCCACATCACCTGATGTGCCCAAAAGCCGTCTTTTGGAATTCGCATCGCATCCACTTCGCCACTGGTTCTATAATTAGATTCTCCTCTATGATGTGTATTCGAATCCGAAAAAATAATATTTACACCACCCGAATTGACTCTTTTTCCAGTTCCAGGTCTTTCTTGGTAATAATCGTTCCAGCGAATGATGTTTTCAATCGCATGACGATCTTGGTTGTGGTTGTAATCTTCGGCAGGTTTATCACGATATAATGGACCGAAACCTTCTTTATGAAAAGGAGGAGAGAATTCGTCCCAATATTTTCGCATGCCTTCGTCTCTGGAATATTCGGTTGCCCATAATGGAATATGAGCACTTTTATTTATGTACAGCATTTCGCCACCATATTCAGCTACTTTGCTATCCAACATTTCACGAGACCCAATCGCTCTTCCGCCATTCGGATCATACAAATTTCGAATGTCTTTCATTTCTTGCATGTGTTCCTCGCTGATGGATTCATTGCCACATTCGTAGAAAATAATACTTGGATTGTTTCGGTTGTAAATAATGGCATCACGCATTAAATTAATTCGCTGAATCCATTGTTCGCCTTTGGCATCTTTTTCGGCATCGCCAGCGGGCATGGCTTGTAATAATCCCACTCGGTCGCAGGATTCTATATCTTGTTTCCAAGGCGTAACGTGCATCCAGCGCACTAAATTCCCATTGCCTTCTACGATTAATTTATTACTAAAATCACTCAACCAAGGCGGAACCGACATTCCGATTGCTGGCCATTCGTTGCTGGTTCTTTGGGCATAACCTTTTACTTGAATCACTCGGTCATTCAACCAAATTTCTCCATTTTTGAATTCCGTTTTTCTGAAACCAGTTTTGGTAGAAACTTCATCAATTACTTTTCCATCTACTTTTAAAATGGTTTTTACCGTGTATAAATAACCGTAACCCCAACTCCAAAAATGTAAATTATTGACCAAACTTTGAGCTTTAATAATTTTAGTTTCGTTGGGCAAAAGCGTTGTTTTTTCTCCTGAAAAAGAAGCGATTTTTTTGCTATCGATATCTTCAATTTCGATATTATATTCTATGT from Flavobacterium eburneipallidum includes these protein-coding regions:
- a CDS encoding glycoside hydrolase family 2 protein gives rise to the protein MKKILLLFAYLLFSSAVISQEFKREKYNFNSDWKLKTGDSQHAESPVFDDTNWRKVTLPHAYNQEEAFEKDIDNHTTGIVWYRKKFKLPKGIKDHKIFIEFEGIRQGGVIYVNGQKVGLHENGVMGFGFDISTIVKPFPEENTIALRIDNDWKYREIATNSTYQWNNTNFNANYGGIPKNVFLHITSKVYQTLPLYSNLKTTGVYVYPSDINIQNQNAIIHAETEVRNEFETAKNIEYNIEIEDIDSKKIASFSGEKTTLLPNETKIIKAQSLVNNLHFWSWGYGYLYTVKTILKVDGKVIDEVSTKTGFRKTEFKNGEIWLNDRVIQVKGYAQRTSNEWPAIGMSVPPWLSDFSNKLIVEGNGNLVRWMHVTPWKQDIESCDRVGLLQAMPAGDAEKDAKGEQWIQRINLMRDAIIYNRNNPSIIFYECGNESISEEHMQEMKDIRNLYDPNGGRAIGSREMLDSKVAEYGGEMLYINKSAHIPLWATEYSRDEGMRKYWDEFSPPFHKEGFGPLYRDKPAEDYNHNQDRHAIENIIRWNDYYQERPGTGKRVNSGGVNIIFSDSNTHHRGESNYRTSGEVDAMRIPKDGFWAHQVMWDGWVDIEKYRTHIMGHWNYAENVIKNIYVVSTAKKVELFINGISQGFGKQSNEFLFTFENIGFKKGSIKAIGYDEQGKILSEDSKTTAGEPSEIKLKLTTQPNGFLADGADVALIDVEVVDKNGQRYPISNDLISFAVEGPATWLGGIAQGPKNYILSKDLPVENGINRVLLQSMIQSGKIKILATAKGLKSAELTFESRAIKTQNGLSTAIPGVNLSPNLDRGATPKTPSYTVRRNTVTIASASSLSNNNDTFKSYDDNELTEWKNNGNSNAAITYTLSKPSIVNECVIKLTGWRSKSYPIRILADGKEVYSGNTAQSLGYITLALKPILASTIKIELIGTNTEKDGFSNIVEVEANKDLDLFKDPVAVNATGQLRIVEIEFYEKIK